The following are encoded together in the Mesoplodon densirostris isolate mMesDen1 chromosome 2, mMesDen1 primary haplotype, whole genome shotgun sequence genome:
- the BTG2 gene encoding protein BTG2 produces the protein MSQASWTGKRTDMLPEIAAAVGFLSSLLRTRGCVNEQRLQVFSGALQEALTEHYKHHWFPEKPSKGSGYRCIRINHKMDPIISKVASQIGLSQPQLHQLLPSELTLWVDPYEVSYRIGEDGSICILYEEAPVATSYGLLTCKNQMMLGRSSPSKNYIMAVSS, from the exons ATGAGCCAGGCCAGCTGGACCGGGAAGAGAACAGACATGCTCCCGGAGATCGCCGCCGCTGTGGGTTTCCTCTCCAGCCTTCTGAGGACCCGGGGCTGCGTGAACGAGCAGCGACTTCAGGTTTTCAGCGGGGCTCTCCAGGAAGCCCTGACGG AGCACTACAAACACCACTGGTTTCCTGAAAAACCATCCAAGGGCTCTGGCTACCGCTGCATCCGAATCAACCACAAAATGGATCCCATCATCAGTAAAGTGGCTAGCCAGATTGGACTCAGCCAGCCTCAGCTGCACCAGCTGCTGCCCAGTGAGCTGACCCTGTGGGTGGACCCCTACGAGGTGTCCTACCGCATTGGGGAGGATGGCTCCATCTGCATCCTGTACGAGGAGGCCCCGGTGGCCACCTCCTATGGGCTCCTCACCTGCAAGAATCAAATGATGCTGGGCAGGAGCAGCCCCTCAAAGAACTACATCATGGCAGTCTCCAGTTAG